In Planococcus citri chromosome 4, ihPlaCitr1.1, whole genome shotgun sequence, the genomic window GAGCTTTGGCAACACTGTCGATGATTGGTGTAACGTCAACGTGATGTCATTCGGTGTCACAAAATTCCGTCAAATTTCACATTGTGCCAGCAACGCTGACGTACGCAATAGCTGCGATTGCCGCATATAACACTCTGCGAATAATATATTTACTCGTACACCCTTCTCATTCTATTAATTTACatagaattataaaaaataaaaacgcatCTTGTTTATAAAATGTATATTAACTCGTGGTTGTTTACATTTTGGCAGCTATGTCGGAAAAACGTACCTTACTGAGTCGTCCTCGTACCAGAGTCTACGACTGTAATTATAATATCGGTGAAAAATACTACAAGCCGATGGTCGATCAACTAGATCGAAAATACTCCGGTACCAGTTCCTTGCCATCATTTACAACTCCGCCATTCACCAGTCGAATTCGCGACGATGATGATTTCCCATCTATATCTACCCGAAGACCATCGCCCTTCTCTTCGGCGACCAGTGATTTCGAATCATCGCTGTCCGAACGTCGCAGTAGATTAAATGGCGAAACGCGTTCCTTAGAAGATGATCTAGAAGATGAGATCGTATCGTCGATGAAAAAGCTAAAAGTATTGAGGGCAGCGAAAGCTGCTTCGGTTGAAGAAGAACTCAATCCGCCAACTAGCATTTTAAACGGTTTTCCCAAACACAAAAGGTTGGTTATTACT contains:
- the LOC135844960 gene encoding uncharacterized protein LOC135844960; the protein is MSEKRTLLSRPRTRVYDCNYNIGEKYYKPMVDQLDRKYSGTSSLPSFTTPPFTSRIRDDDDFPSISTRRPSPFSSATSDFESSLSERRSRLNGETRSLEDDLEDEIVSSMKKLKVLRAAKAASVEEELNPPTSILNGFPKHKRLNLTEKILDSVGVNGKLQDSLEEEILKKRTIKVPSLFDDDKFTKWTAMREPSINDTVESSAAARARQSRARLADIESEIDAVTQKGLAREKRLNNLKALIAGEDPFLDTSDSFKSTKKVSKTTKKVSF